The Panicum virgatum strain AP13 chromosome 5K, P.virgatum_v5, whole genome shotgun sequence genome has a window encoding:
- the LOC120707183 gene encoding uncharacterized protein LOC120707183 isoform X1, translated as MRRIFRFFLHFSPSPLVHLAPIASAACRRPSLSRPLEPLGCSLPGRRRTAGGTGNSFLLRHRGPCFVRFHGRRRPRSASWLWASSASCLGYVAGNGLAPSRSFASVRRGRKGRQPPAGTSRHYGRREVCLLHARAAPSLPILRGSCLRFDELHLYPRGMWRGFRTKQRPRKARYLTVAFQRLGFEPGQVRSPPGGRTNRAPFLPLHHGAVSLLVVGVCRRLCSPPDMTLAIGLLQVMDTRRYKGCRNLFKLQRQDTKVRISFYCSLFFGALVLIIRIYVL; from the exons ATGAGAagaatttttagattttttttgcattttagcCCCTCCCCCCTCGTGCATCTGGCGCCGATCGCATCTGCTGCctgccgccgcccgtccttgTCGAGGCCACTAGAGCCCCTCGGCTGTTCCCTTCCAGGTCGCCGCCGGACTGCAGGCGGCACCGGCAACTCATTCTTGTTGCGCCACCGCGGGCCTTGCTTCGTGCGTTTCcacgggcgccgccggccgcggtcggcctCCTGGTTGTGGGCGTCCTCCGCGTCGTGCCTGGGCTACGTGGCGGGCAACGGCTTGGCGCCGTCACGCAGCTTCGCGTCTGTGAGGCGCGGCCGAAAGGGCAGGCAGCCGCCTGCGGGCACATCTCGTCACTACGGGCGGCGGGAGGTATGCTTGCTCCATGCTCGTGCAGCCCCTTCCTTGCCCATCTTGCGAGGATCTTGTCTCAGATTTGATGAACTGCATCTGTATCCGAGGGGAATGTGGAGAGGCTTCAGAACGAAGCAGCGACCTCGTAAGGCTCGTTACTTGACAG TCGCATTTCAG CGCCTCGGGTTCGAGCCCGGGCAGGTGCGCTCCCCACCCGGAGGCCGCACCAACCGAGCGCCGTTCCTACCTCTTCACCATG GCGCCGTCAGCCTCCTGGTTGTGGGTGTGTGCCGCCGCTTGTGCTCGCCCCCTGACATGACACTCGCC ATAGGTCTGCTACAGGTCATGGATACTAGGCGCTACAAGGGTTGCCGAAATCTCTTCAAACTTCAAAGACAGGACACAAAAGTTAGGATTTCATTTTACTGTTCCCTTTTCTTCGGAGCATTGGTTTTGATCATACGTATCTATGTGCTCTAG
- the LOC120707183 gene encoding uncharacterized protein LOC120707183 isoform X2 gives MRRIFRFFLHFSPSPLVHLAPIASAACRRPSLSRPLEPLGCSLPGRRRTAGGTGNSFLLRHRGPCFVRFHGRRRPRSASWLWASSASCLGYVAGNGLAPSRSFASVRRGRKGRQPPAGTSRHYGRREVCLLHARAAPSLPILRGSCLRFDELHLYPRGMWRGFRTKQRPRKARYLTVAFQRLGFEPGQVRSPPGGRTNRAPFLPLHHGAVSLLVVGVCRRLCSPPDMTLAVMDTRRYKGCRNLFKLQRQDTKVRISFYCSLFFGALVLIIRIYVL, from the exons ATGAGAagaatttttagattttttttgcattttagcCCCTCCCCCCTCGTGCATCTGGCGCCGATCGCATCTGCTGCctgccgccgcccgtccttgTCGAGGCCACTAGAGCCCCTCGGCTGTTCCCTTCCAGGTCGCCGCCGGACTGCAGGCGGCACCGGCAACTCATTCTTGTTGCGCCACCGCGGGCCTTGCTTCGTGCGTTTCcacgggcgccgccggccgcggtcggcctCCTGGTTGTGGGCGTCCTCCGCGTCGTGCCTGGGCTACGTGGCGGGCAACGGCTTGGCGCCGTCACGCAGCTTCGCGTCTGTGAGGCGCGGCCGAAAGGGCAGGCAGCCGCCTGCGGGCACATCTCGTCACTACGGGCGGCGGGAGGTATGCTTGCTCCATGCTCGTGCAGCCCCTTCCTTGCCCATCTTGCGAGGATCTTGTCTCAGATTTGATGAACTGCATCTGTATCCGAGGGGAATGTGGAGAGGCTTCAGAACGAAGCAGCGACCTCGTAAGGCTCGTTACTTGACAG TCGCATTTCAG CGCCTCGGGTTCGAGCCCGGGCAGGTGCGCTCCCCACCCGGAGGCCGCACCAACCGAGCGCCGTTCCTACCTCTTCACCATG GCGCCGTCAGCCTCCTGGTTGTGGGTGTGTGCCGCCGCTTGTGCTCGCCCCCTGACATGACACTCGCC GTCATGGATACTAGGCGCTACAAGGGTTGCCGAAATCTCTTCAAACTTCAAAGACAGGACACAAAAGTTAGGATTTCATTTTACTGTTCCCTTTTCTTCGGAGCATTGGTTTTGATCATACGTATCTATGTGCTCTAG
- the LOC120707183 gene encoding uncharacterized protein LOC120707183 isoform X3, which yields MRRIFRFFLHFSPSPLVHLAPIASAACRRPSLSRPLEPLGCSLPGRRRTAGGTGNSFLLRHRGPCFVRFHGRRRPRSASWLWASSASCLGYVAGNGLAPSRSFASVRRGRKGRQPPAGTSRHYGRREVCLLHARAAPSLPILRGSCLRFDELHLYPRGMWRGFRTKQRPRKARYLTVAFQRLGFEPGQVRSPPGGRTNRAPFLPLHHGAVSLLVVGVCRRLCSPPDMTLAVCYRSWILGATRVAEISSNFKDRTQKLGFHFTVPFSSEHWF from the exons ATGAGAagaatttttagattttttttgcattttagcCCCTCCCCCCTCGTGCATCTGGCGCCGATCGCATCTGCTGCctgccgccgcccgtccttgTCGAGGCCACTAGAGCCCCTCGGCTGTTCCCTTCCAGGTCGCCGCCGGACTGCAGGCGGCACCGGCAACTCATTCTTGTTGCGCCACCGCGGGCCTTGCTTCGTGCGTTTCcacgggcgccgccggccgcggtcggcctCCTGGTTGTGGGCGTCCTCCGCGTCGTGCCTGGGCTACGTGGCGGGCAACGGCTTGGCGCCGTCACGCAGCTTCGCGTCTGTGAGGCGCGGCCGAAAGGGCAGGCAGCCGCCTGCGGGCACATCTCGTCACTACGGGCGGCGGGAGGTATGCTTGCTCCATGCTCGTGCAGCCCCTTCCTTGCCCATCTTGCGAGGATCTTGTCTCAGATTTGATGAACTGCATCTGTATCCGAGGGGAATGTGGAGAGGCTTCAGAACGAAGCAGCGACCTCGTAAGGCTCGTTACTTGACAG TCGCATTTCAG CGCCTCGGGTTCGAGCCCGGGCAGGTGCGCTCCCCACCCGGAGGCCGCACCAACCGAGCGCCGTTCCTACCTCTTCACCATG GCGCCGTCAGCCTCCTGGTTGTGGGTGTGTGCCGCCGCTTGTGCTCGCCCCCTGACATGACACTCGCC GTCTGCTACAGGTCATGGATACTAGGCGCTACAAGGGTTGCCGAAATCTCTTCAAACTTCAAAGACAGGACACAAAAGTTAGGATTTCATTTTACTGTTCCCTTTTCTTCGGAGCATTGGTTTTGA
- the LOC120707183 gene encoding uncharacterized protein LOC120707183 isoform X5, producing MRRIFRFFLHFSPSPLVHLAPIASAACRRPSLSRPLEPLGCSLPGRRRTAGGTGNSFLLRHRGPCFVRFHGRRRPRSASWLWASSASCLGYVAGNGLAPSRSFASVRRGRKGRQPPAGTSRHYGRREVCLLHARAAPSLPILRGSCLRFDELHLYPRGMWRGFRTKQRPRKARYLTVAFQRLGFEPGQVRSPPGGRTNRAPFLPLHHGAVSLLVVGVCRRLCSPPDMTLAV from the exons ATGAGAagaatttttagattttttttgcattttagcCCCTCCCCCCTCGTGCATCTGGCGCCGATCGCATCTGCTGCctgccgccgcccgtccttgTCGAGGCCACTAGAGCCCCTCGGCTGTTCCCTTCCAGGTCGCCGCCGGACTGCAGGCGGCACCGGCAACTCATTCTTGTTGCGCCACCGCGGGCCTTGCTTCGTGCGTTTCcacgggcgccgccggccgcggtcggcctCCTGGTTGTGGGCGTCCTCCGCGTCGTGCCTGGGCTACGTGGCGGGCAACGGCTTGGCGCCGTCACGCAGCTTCGCGTCTGTGAGGCGCGGCCGAAAGGGCAGGCAGCCGCCTGCGGGCACATCTCGTCACTACGGGCGGCGGGAGGTATGCTTGCTCCATGCTCGTGCAGCCCCTTCCTTGCCCATCTTGCGAGGATCTTGTCTCAGATTTGATGAACTGCATCTGTATCCGAGGGGAATGTGGAGAGGCTTCAGAACGAAGCAGCGACCTCGTAAGGCTCGTTACTTGACAG TCGCATTTCAG CGCCTCGGGTTCGAGCCCGGGCAGGTGCGCTCCCCACCCGGAGGCCGCACCAACCGAGCGCCGTTCCTACCTCTTCACCATG GCGCCGTCAGCCTCCTGGTTGTGGGTGTGTGCCGCCGCTTGTGCTCGCCCCCTGACATGACACTCGCC GTATGA
- the LOC120707183 gene encoding uncharacterized protein LOC120707183 isoform X6, translated as MRRIFRFFLHFSPSPLVHLAPIASAACRRPSLSRPLEPLGCSLPGRRRTAGGTGNSFLLRHRGPCFVRFHGRRRPRSASWLWASSASCLGYVAGNGLAPSRSFASVRRGRKGRQPPAGTSRHYGRREVCLLHARAAPSLPILRGSCLRFDELHLYPRGMWRGFRTKQRPRKARYLTGAVSLLVVGVCRRLCSPPDMTLAV; from the exons ATGAGAagaatttttagattttttttgcattttagcCCCTCCCCCCTCGTGCATCTGGCGCCGATCGCATCTGCTGCctgccgccgcccgtccttgTCGAGGCCACTAGAGCCCCTCGGCTGTTCCCTTCCAGGTCGCCGCCGGACTGCAGGCGGCACCGGCAACTCATTCTTGTTGCGCCACCGCGGGCCTTGCTTCGTGCGTTTCcacgggcgccgccggccgcggtcggcctCCTGGTTGTGGGCGTCCTCCGCGTCGTGCCTGGGCTACGTGGCGGGCAACGGCTTGGCGCCGTCACGCAGCTTCGCGTCTGTGAGGCGCGGCCGAAAGGGCAGGCAGCCGCCTGCGGGCACATCTCGTCACTACGGGCGGCGGGAGGTATGCTTGCTCCATGCTCGTGCAGCCCCTTCCTTGCCCATCTTGCGAGGATCTTGTCTCAGATTTGATGAACTGCATCTGTATCCGAGGGGAATGTGGAGAGGCTTCAGAACGAAGCAGCGACCTCGTAAGGCTCGTTACTTGACAG GCGCCGTCAGCCTCCTGGTTGTGGGTGTGTGCCGCCGCTTGTGCTCGCCCCCTGACATGACACTCGCC GTATGA
- the LOC120707183 gene encoding uncharacterized protein LOC120707183 isoform X4: MRRIFRFFLHFSPSPLVHLAPIASAACRRPSLSRPLEPLGCSLPGRRRTAGGTGNSFLLRHRGPCFVRFHGRRRPRSASWLWASSASCLGYVAGNGLAPSRSFASVRRGRKGRQPPAGTSRHYGRREVCLLHARAAPSLPILRGSCLRFDELHLYPRGMWRGFRTKQRPRKARYLTVAFQRLGFEPGQVRSPPGGRTNRAPFLPLHHGAVSLLVVGVCRRLCSPPDMTLAGLCHFQAQQYLGLVRLKN, encoded by the exons ATGAGAagaatttttagattttttttgcattttagcCCCTCCCCCCTCGTGCATCTGGCGCCGATCGCATCTGCTGCctgccgccgcccgtccttgTCGAGGCCACTAGAGCCCCTCGGCTGTTCCCTTCCAGGTCGCCGCCGGACTGCAGGCGGCACCGGCAACTCATTCTTGTTGCGCCACCGCGGGCCTTGCTTCGTGCGTTTCcacgggcgccgccggccgcggtcggcctCCTGGTTGTGGGCGTCCTCCGCGTCGTGCCTGGGCTACGTGGCGGGCAACGGCTTGGCGCCGTCACGCAGCTTCGCGTCTGTGAGGCGCGGCCGAAAGGGCAGGCAGCCGCCTGCGGGCACATCTCGTCACTACGGGCGGCGGGAGGTATGCTTGCTCCATGCTCGTGCAGCCCCTTCCTTGCCCATCTTGCGAGGATCTTGTCTCAGATTTGATGAACTGCATCTGTATCCGAGGGGAATGTGGAGAGGCTTCAGAACGAAGCAGCGACCTCGTAAGGCTCGTTACTTGACAG TCGCATTTCAG CGCCTCGGGTTCGAGCCCGGGCAGGTGCGCTCCCCACCCGGAGGCCGCACCAACCGAGCGCCGTTCCTACCTCTTCACCATG GCGCCGTCAGCCTCCTGGTTGTGGGTGTGTGCCGCCGCTTGTGCTCGCCCCCTGACATGACACTCGCC GGCCTATGTCACTTTCAAGCTCAACAGTACCTAGGACTCGTACGACTAAAAAATTGA